A window of the Helianthus annuus cultivar XRQ/B chromosome 4, HanXRQr2.0-SUNRISE, whole genome shotgun sequence genome harbors these coding sequences:
- the LOC110936214 gene encoding allene oxide synthase gives MATSSIPFPSLHHRNLDTPITFRQRRPTGVHLIKATKDSIPPLSATSADTATTTTTTSTATNLPLRPIPGSYGIPFYQPLKDRFEYFYGPGGRDEYFKSRVHKYQSTVFRANMPPGPFISNNPNVVVLLDAKSFPTLFDVSKVEKKDLFTGTYMPSTELTGGHRVLSYLDPSEPKHGPLKNMVFFMLKSSIRRVLPEFETTYNELFDGLESELAQKGKALFNDAGEQAAFRFLGRAYLETNPEETKIGKDGPKLISTWVLFNLGPLLRLGLPWFVEEPLLHTFRLPPALIKKNYNKLYEFFESFSSPIIKHAESLGISKEEAVHNILFTICFNTFGGIKILFPNTLKWIGRAGTNLHTQLAAEIRGAIKNHGGKVTMAAMEQMPLMKSVVYESLRIEPPVALQYGKAKRDLTIESHDAIFKVKEGEMLFGYQPFATKDPKVFDRPEEFVPDRFVGAGEELLKYVTWSNGPETEGPTVGNKQCAGKDFVVLITRLFVVELFRRYDSFDIEVAASPLGAKVTLTSLKRARL, from the exons ATGGCAACTTCATCTATACCTTTTCCATCCCTCCACCACCGGAATCTTGACACACCCATTACTTTCCGGCAACGGCGACCCACCGGAGTACACCTAATCAAAGCCACTAAAGACTCCATCCCACCTCTCTCCGCCACCTCCGCCgacaccgccaccaccaccaccaccacctccaccgccaccaaCCTCCCTCTCCGGCCAATTCCGGGATCCTACGGCATTCCTTTCTACCAACCACTTAAAGACCGCTTCGAATACTTTTACGGTCCCGGTGGCCGGGACGAATATTTTAAATCCCGGGTGCATAAATACCAGTCAACGGTGTTCCGGGCCAACATGCCACCCGGCCCGTTTATCTCCAACAACCCAAACGTCGTCGTTTTACTCGACGCCAAAAGCTTTCCAACCCTTTTCGATGTTTCTAAAGTTGAAAAGAAAGATTTGTTCACCGGAACTTACATGCCCTCCACCGAGCTCACCGGCGGCCACCGTGTCCTCTCCTATCTTGACCCATCTGAGCCCAAACACGGCCCATTAAAAAACATGGTGTTTTTCATGCTCAAATCATCAATCAGAAGAGTCTTGCCGGAATTTGAAACGACTTATAACGAACTTTTTGATGGGCTCGAATCCGAGTTGGCCCAAAAGGGTAAAGCCCTTTTCAACGACGCCGGTGAACAGGCCGCGTTTCGGTTTCTAGGCCGGGCGTATTTGGAAACCAACCCGGAAGAAACCAAGATTGGAAAAGATGGCCCGAAGTTAATTAGCACGTGGGTGCTATTCAACCTGGGGCCGTTACTCCGTCTTGGGCTTCCGTGGTTCGTGGAGGAGCCGCTTCTACATACTTTTCGGCTCCCACCCGCGCTCATAAAGAAAAATTATAACAAACTTTATGAGTTTTTTGAGTCGTTTTCATCTCCGATTATTAAACATGCCGAATCGTTGGGGATTTCGAAAGAGGAAGCGGTTCACAACATTTTGTTTACAATTTGTTTTAATACGTTTGGAGGGATCAAGATTTTGTTTCCGAACACGCTTAAATGGATTGGTCGGGCGGGTACGAATTTGCACACTCAATTGGCGGCAGAGATCCGAGGTGCGATCAAGAATCACGGTGGGAAGGTGACGATGGCCGCGATGGAGCAGATGCCGTTGATGAAGTCCGTAGTGTACGAGTCGCTCAG GATCGAACCACCGGTGGCGTTGCAATACGGGAAGGCGAAACGCGACTTGACGATTGAGTCACACGACGCCATTTTCAAAGTCAAAGAAGGCGAAATGTTGTTCGGGTACCAACCATTTGCGACCAAGGATCCGAAAGTGTTCGACCGTCCGGAAGAATTTGTGCCAGACCGGTTTGTCGGAGCCGGGGAGGAGCTTTTGAAGTACGTGACGTGGTCTAACGGACCGGAGACGGAAGGGCCAACGGTGGGGAACAAACAGTGTGCCGGAAAAGACTTTGTGGTGTTGATCACTCGGTTGTTTGTTGTTGAACTTTTCCGGCGATACGATTCGTTCGATATCGAGGTCGCCGCGTCTCCTTTAGGTGCTAAAGTTACGTTAACATCCCTCAAGAGAGCTCGTTTGTGA